From the genome of Candidatus Saccharimonadales bacterium:
TAGCATTAGCTTGTCATGAGAAATCGCATCACAAGGAGTAGCCCGAAAGATATAATGACCGCCAGCCAAAACATTCGAACCCGTGAAATCCAAGTGAATACAGCATATGCAAGTGCATATAAAAGTATCGTCCAAAGTGCACTGACATACCATGTCGCGTCCAAAAGGAATTCCGTCAAGCCCCAAAGGCTGATTGTCACCGCAAGCACCACCAGAAGCGGACGGTACACGCCCAAACGAACCAGTCCTAACAGCATCAAGATAGCCGTCACGATTGAAGCGGTAGCAGCACCGTATTGAGGAGCGGCACTACACTGAACCGTCACGTCACCTTTACAAAAGATCGCCTGAAAAACGTATACGTCCAAAAGATATGACAACCCCCATACCAGCAGTCCAGCCCCAGCACCCAGCAGCAATACCCAAATAAAATCTCGCATCGCCATCGATGTAAATGTCGATGGTGTTTCGTCAACTGGTGTTTCGTTCATCTTAGTACTCCCTTAATATAAGGTTATTGTACTAGCTTTTTGCTTTTAGCGCGAGTTTCTGCGCCGGATTTGCCCCTATCGGCTTGCAAATACCAAAGTGCACCGACACTAGCAACCAACAACCCCCCGATAACATCTAGTGGAGTGTGTACGAGTGCAAGTACCCTGCCAACACAAACGAGAAGTGTTAGGACGACGAGTATGACACTAAGGATTTTTTGACGCGTCTCAAACCAAACAGCCAGTGTCAGGAATGCTGTAAAAAGTGCATGGTCCGAGGGAAAGCCAGGGTTATTCAAATACGACGCACCAGGCGCAACACCTAATATCTCGAATGGACGCTCGCCACTTGGCTGGTAAATGGACCCGAGTAGTTTTGCGAAAAGATACGACGTAAGCCCCGCCATTAAAATCCGAACATACGCTTCATATCGATGACCTTTTGGTACGCGAAATAGTAATGCGTATCCTGCAATGACAATAATAGGAATAACTGCACCATCAGCAAGTAGCTTAATAATAGTCTGGATTGTCATAGTACCAGTATACAGCTAGTCTGCCATAAGCGGGTTTAACTTACGCGGTTACGTCTAGCTATGACAAACTTGTCAATCCGTCCAGACGACCAACCCTTTTGATGAAGTTCTTCTTTTAACTTCCCTAACAGCGCTAAACGAAAAGCGCGAGGGCTAGAGAAACCACTCGCACGTGTAATCTCATCAAATGAATGCTTTTTTTGCTTAGCCCTAAAATCCGCTGCACTAATTCCTAGAATCTCAGCGCGCAAGTCGCCTTTTCGATCGTGACGTTGTAGAAGCCGGTCAAACTGCGATCCATGCCGACGCTTCCTTCCCGGTATTTTAGTGATACCCGGCACTGTCGCCGCGACTGCCGTCACAAGTAGAAGTGATGCCAGTGTTTTGGTTGATAACCGCATAGATTAACCTCCTTATAAACGCTAAAGTTCTTACGTTTTTAGTATAAGACGTGAAAATATGTGAAAAGAATGTATTTTTTACAATGATTATGAGTCAAGGATACCAATAGCTCGAGTAGCAACGAGAACAACGGTCACGACAGATACAAGCGCCTGAACCATCATCAAAAGCTTAGCCTTGTGTGAAATTGGGATAGTGTCCGCAGACGCAAAGTTCGTTACGTTTGTTGTTGAGAGATAAAGATAATCCGTAAAACCCGGTAGCCACATAGGGCCACTAATATTAGGGTGGATCATCTGAGGAAATACAAAATCTCGTTCCTTTTCTTCGGTAACGCGTTTATCCGGTCCGCCACCATCGATTTCCCAATACAGCAAAGCAAACATAAAAATATTCGTTACATAGATCGTAAAACCACTTAATAATAACGTATGGCCATCGGTACTACTTGTTTGCTGAAACGTCAGTGCATCTACAAGTAAAATAAGTGAAAAAATATTGATTGTGGCAACGATACCAATTAAAGCAAGCGCGAGCAATCGCCGAGCTCTAGACACCCGGTTATAACCTTCGCTTGTCACAATAGCTAGGGCAACTAATAACACCGCCTCGAACCCAATAATAATGAATTTGTTATACGGTAAGAACGCATCGCCTGTCAAAAACTGAAGAGCCATAATAACAATTACCCCAAATTGCAGCTGCCAAATCGGGTCATGCGTACGGCGAAAAACCTTGCTGACATTTAGTTTTGGTGTTGGCTTCATATCACTTGAATTATAGCATAAGAGGTTAGCTGACGCTTACGCCGAATAAGTATCCAACACCATACGTGACTACCGATGCCAAAACAATGATTCCTAATTGCCTCAGAGCTCCGTATACGACAGACTTGCCGCTTGAAGTACTAATATAACCCCCTACAATAAGCCCTCCTATGCAGGTGAGAATGATCGATATCCATATCGCAACTGATCCTTCAAGAAAGAACCACGGAGCAAGTGGCGCAAGCGCGCCTAGCGTAAAAAGTGCGAACGAAGAGATTGCGGCAACCCAGGGTGAACCAAGCTCGTCGGGATTAAAACCCATGACCTGCCTAGCATAGACTTCCGTCAAATGACGATCATCTTCGGCGATTTCATTTGCCGCAGTTTCGGCAGTTTTGTCGCCGTGCCCACTTTTAGACAGACCGTCTTCGACTTGCTTAACTAACAGTTCTCGATCTTCGAGGATCAACTTTCTGATATCTTTTAGGATACCTCCGAATAACTCTGCCTGTGCTTTAACGGAAATCCACTCGCCTGCAGCCATGCTTACTGCACCGGCAATTAAACCTGCGAATCCAGCCAAAAGTACGTTATGAGCAGCCGACCCGGCACCCGCGACAGCAAGTACGATGCACAGAACACTCACTAGTCCATCGTTAACTCCTAAAACAGCCGCTCTTGCTGCCCCCCGCTGCACTTGAAGTGCGCGCTTTGCAAGCAATTGACTATCTTCTTCTTGATTCATTTATCTCATCCTTTTTGTGTTTGCGTAGGTTATATATTTAGTTTACCATAACTCCTGATCTCATTTCTTCCCACTTCTCTCGAGGACACAGTACGGACCAGTCTCTCCAGTTTTTTCTGTATTCTTCAAACTCACTCGGTTTTACTAAGTGAAGCCGCCCTGGCTGGTCTAGGGGGATACGATCCGGGAAACGAATTCCGTGCAAGTGATCTACTTCATGTTGGGCAATC
Proteins encoded in this window:
- a CDS encoding VIT1/CCC1 transporter family protein, with the translated sequence MNQEEDSQLLAKRALQVQRGAARAAVLGVNDGLVSVLCIVLAVAGAGSAAHNVLLAGFAGLIAGAVSMAAGEWISVKAQAELFGGILKDIRKLILEDRELLVKQVEDGLSKSGHGDKTAETAANEIAEDDRHLTEVYARQVMGFNPDELGSPWVAAISSFALFTLGALAPLAPWFFLEGSVAIWISIILTCIGGLIVGGYISTSSGKSVVYGALRQLGIIVLASVVTYGVGYLFGVSVS
- a CDS encoding phosphatase PAP2 family protein: MTIQTIIKLLADGAVIPIIVIAGYALLFRVPKGHRYEAYVRILMAGLTSYLFAKLLGSIYQPSGERPFEILGVAPGASYLNNPGFPSDHALFTAFLTLAVWFETRQKILSVILVVLTLLVCVGRVLALVHTPLDVIGGLLVASVGALWYLQADRGKSGAETRAKSKKLVQ